A stretch of the Sulfurimonas sp. HSL-1656 genome encodes the following:
- a CDS encoding penicillin-binding protein 2, with amino-acid sequence MQGGSSTMVNVELNKKKKIVILFLLITFAFAVFALVMASKALGERHTPRLYTSATTKAMRGSIVSADGFHIATTRKLYKATVNTRNIDPGKKELFVQLFSIYSGIPAKKIRQKLAKRQGIVVLSYDISPKRAQYLKSLAFELRRLGVFVEYETPSGDTILHGLNVVESGEARVYPYGDLLTPLIGYPRKFEEDGYTRNRGIKGLEKQFDDSLQARRNGYTYAPRDANNYKRLTKESLFTPPLDGYDLQLTIPVTLQIRVERIADAMQAFLGAEEIMVVIMRSDDGKVLSLASSNRFQPTQIKKSDYSALNTGALEYSFEPGSVLKPLVFSILLEHGKVNPFDIVNGHGGRFKMGRKVITDEHKFNWISAENVIVHSSNIGIAQLAQKLDGDEFAEGLRNFGLTLPTGMDFPYEKRGVLPSVRQLNAEIYKATTSYGYGLRVDLMQLIKAYNVFNNGGKAVVPTVAEQLIDPATGETIALETDDPVQVLTPSTAERMKKILIKTVREGTGVGTITPGLEIGGKTGTAHIAERGRYVNQYNTSFLGFANDTQGHRYTIGVTVIRPKKYHFASLTAVAVNKKVIDMMVREGYLVPDPVAAALEETEAKPQH; translated from the coding sequence ATGCAGGGCGGAAGCAGCACGATGGTCAACGTTGAACTGAACAAAAAGAAAAAGATCGTCATCCTCTTTTTGCTGATCACCTTCGCGTTTGCCGTCTTCGCCCTCGTCATGGCAAGCAAAGCCCTGGGCGAACGCCACACCCCGCGCCTCTACACCTCCGCCACCACCAAAGCCATGCGCGGCAGCATCGTCAGCGCCGACGGCTTCCACATCGCCACGACACGCAAACTCTACAAGGCCACCGTCAATACCCGCAACATCGACCCCGGGAAAAAAGAGCTCTTCGTGCAGCTCTTCTCCATCTACAGCGGTATCCCGGCGAAGAAGATCCGCCAGAAACTCGCCAAGCGCCAGGGGATCGTGGTGCTCAGTTACGACATCTCCCCCAAGCGGGCCCAGTACCTCAAAAGCCTCGCCTTCGAGCTGCGGCGCCTCGGGGTCTTCGTCGAGTATGAAACCCCCTCGGGCGATACGATCCTGCACGGGCTGAACGTCGTCGAAAGCGGCGAGGCCCGCGTCTACCCCTACGGCGATCTGCTCACCCCGCTCATCGGCTACCCCCGCAAGTTCGAAGAGGACGGCTATACCCGCAACCGCGGTATCAAGGGGCTGGAAAAGCAGTTCGACGACTCGCTGCAGGCGCGCCGCAACGGCTACACCTACGCCCCCCGCGACGCCAACAACTACAAGCGCCTCACCAAGGAGAGCCTCTTTACCCCGCCGCTCGACGGCTACGACCTCCAGCTCACGATTCCCGTCACCCTGCAGATCAGGGTCGAACGCATCGCCGACGCCATGCAGGCGTTCCTGGGGGCCGAAGAGATCATGGTGGTGATCATGCGCAGCGACGACGGGAAGGTCCTCTCCCTGGCCAGCTCCAACCGCTTCCAGCCGACCCAGATCAAAAAGAGCGACTACAGCGCCCTCAATACGGGGGCGCTCGAATACAGCTTCGAACCGGGTTCGGTCCTCAAACCCCTCGTCTTCTCCATCCTGCTCGAGCACGGCAAGGTCAACCCCTTCGACATCGTCAACGGGCACGGCGGCCGTTTCAAGATGGGCCGCAAAGTGATCACCGACGAGCACAAATTCAACTGGATCAGCGCGGAGAACGTCATCGTCCACTCCTCGAACATCGGGATCGCGCAGCTGGCCCAGAAGCTCGACGGCGACGAGTTCGCCGAAGGGCTCCGCAATTTCGGCCTGACGCTGCCGACGGGGATGGATTTCCCCTATGAAAAACGCGGGGTCCTTCCCAGCGTACGGCAGCTGAACGCCGAGATCTACAAGGCCACCACCTCCTACGGCTACGGCCTGCGCGTCGACCTGATGCAGCTCATCAAGGCCTACAACGTCTTCAACAACGGCGGCAAAGCGGTGGTCCCGACCGTCGCGGAGCAGCTGATCGACCCCGCGACGGGTGAGACCATCGCCCTCGAGACAGACGACCCCGTGCAGGTACTGACCCCCTCCACCGCGGAGCGGATGAAGAAGATCCTCATCAAGACCGTCCGGGAGGGGACCGGGGTCGGGACCATCACCCCCGGCCTGGAGATCGGCGGCAAAACGGGGACGGCCCACATCGCCGAGCGGGGACGCTATGTCAACCAGTACAACACCTCTTTCCTCGGCTTCGCCAACGACACGCAGGGGCACCGCTACACGATCGGCGTCACCGTGATCAGGCCGAAAAAATACCACTTCGCGTCGCTGACCGCCGTCGCGGTCAACAAAAAAGTGATCGATATGATGGTACGGGAGGGGTATCTCGTGCCGGACCCGGTGGCGGCGGCGCTAGAGGAAACAGAGGCGAAGCCGCAACACTAA
- a CDS encoding aminotransferase class I/II-fold pyridoxal phosphate-dependent enzyme has protein sequence MNYYDKELAALRHAGRFRTRRVFGAETVDLASNDYLGLAEKPKLFDAAVARLRGERVHAPKASMLVNGYHAIHREFEDALCEANGFEAGIVMGSGFNANLAMIEALVRRGDELFIDAKYHASGVLAAKLVEGKVTYFGHNDTRELEEKLAASDARRRIIAVEGIYSMDGDLMAREIFDIAERHDALLIVDEAHSSGVVGSRLLGVFDLYGITPKPNHLKMGTLGKAYGSFGAYVLASRHITDYLLNRAKPVIYATAPSLFDTALAHASLRHILEHAGELHAQVETRRAMMNTVLGINADGLIAAVPVGDNRKVMAVQAALLEEGILVGAIRQPTVERAIVRLIGRLGVDEAQLRRGCEIVAAWVK, from the coding sequence ATGAACTATTACGACAAAGAGCTGGCCGCACTCCGGCACGCCGGCCGTTTCAGAACGCGCCGCGTGTTCGGTGCGGAGACGGTCGACCTCGCCTCAAACGACTACCTGGGGCTGGCGGAGAAACCGAAGCTCTTTGACGCCGCCGTTGCGCGGCTTCGCGGGGAGAGGGTGCACGCCCCCAAGGCTTCGATGCTCGTCAACGGCTACCACGCGATCCACCGGGAGTTCGAAGATGCACTCTGTGAGGCCAACGGGTTTGAAGCGGGGATCGTCATGGGCAGCGGGTTCAACGCGAACCTTGCGATGATCGAGGCCCTGGTGCGCCGCGGCGATGAGCTCTTTATAGATGCGAAGTACCATGCCAGCGGGGTGCTGGCCGCCAAACTCGTCGAGGGGAAGGTGACCTATTTCGGGCACAACGACACCCGGGAGCTGGAGGAGAAACTGGCCGCTTCCGATGCCCGCCGCCGCATCATCGCCGTCGAGGGCATCTACTCGATGGACGGGGACCTGATGGCACGCGAGATCTTCGACATCGCCGAGCGGCACGACGCCCTGCTGATCGTGGATGAGGCGCACAGCAGCGGGGTCGTCGGGTCGAGGCTGCTCGGGGTTTTCGATCTCTACGGCATCACGCCGAAGCCCAACCACCTCAAGATGGGAACGCTGGGGAAGGCTTACGGCAGTTTCGGCGCCTACGTGCTCGCCTCACGCCACATCACGGATTATCTGCTCAACCGGGCCAAACCCGTCATCTATGCAACGGCGCCCTCCCTCTTCGACACGGCCCTGGCCCATGCGTCGCTGCGCCATATCCTGGAACATGCCGGGGAACTGCATGCCCAGGTCGAAACGCGCCGTGCGATGATGAACACCGTGCTCGGGATCAATGCCGACGGCCTTATCGCGGCCGTTCCCGTCGGCGACAACCGGAAGGTGATGGCGGTCCAGGCGGCGCTGCTGGAAGAGGGGATACTCGTAGGTGCCATCCGCCAGCCGACGGTGGAGCGGGCGATCGTCCGGCTCATCGGACGTCTTGGGGTCGACGAGGCACAGCTGCGGCGCGGTTGCGAGATTGTCGCCGCTTGGGTAAAATAG
- a CDS encoding DedA family protein: MLAELTQWLVETVLGLGYAGIFALMAVESSFVPFPSEVVLVPAGYLIAQGEMQPLLVMLMALLGSLTGALINYYLALLLGLPLLRRYGRYFFISEKSLERLDAFFEAHGPISTFSGRLLPGIRQLISIPAGLARMPLAPFLGYTALGAGLWSLILVMAGYLIGENEALLRSYLREITLAVFAGVVLLVAFYVYRRRRPRETPDEV, encoded by the coding sequence ATGCTGGCGGAACTGACGCAGTGGCTCGTCGAGACGGTCCTGGGACTGGGGTACGCGGGGATCTTCGCCCTGATGGCGGTAGAGAGCTCCTTCGTTCCCTTCCCGAGCGAGGTCGTCCTCGTGCCGGCGGGCTATCTGATCGCCCAGGGGGAGATGCAACCGCTGCTTGTCATGCTCATGGCGCTGCTGGGTTCGCTGACCGGGGCGCTCATCAACTACTACCTGGCGCTGCTGCTCGGACTGCCGCTGCTGCGCCGCTACGGCCGCTACTTCTTCATCTCCGAAAAGAGCCTGGAGCGGCTCGATGCGTTTTTCGAGGCGCACGGGCCGATTTCGACCTTTTCGGGACGCCTGCTGCCGGGAATAAGACAGCTCATCTCCATCCCCGCCGGGCTGGCGCGGATGCCCCTCGCGCCCTTCCTGGGCTATACGGCGCTGGGGGCGGGGCTGTGGAGCCTCATCCTGGTGATGGCGGGCTACCTGATCGGGGAGAACGAGGCGCTGTTGCGCAGCTACCTGCGAGAAATCACCCTGGCGGTTTTCGCCGGGGTGGTCCTGCTCGTCGCCTTCTATGTCTACCGGCGGCGACGGCCGCGCGAAACCCCCGATGAGGTTTGA
- the alaS gene encoding alanine--tRNA ligase, with translation MDVREAYLKFFESKGHTPVASAPLVPDDATLLFNNAGMVPFKTIFTGEVPVPENPRATSCQTCVRAGGKHNDLENVGHTARHHTFFEMLGNFSFGDYFKEEAIAYAWEFVTEVLALPVEKLWVTVHESDDEAEAIWKKHIAADRIIRLGDKDNFWQMGDTGPCGPCSEIFIDQGAEHFNGPEDYMGGDGDRFLEIWNLVFMQYERNAKGELNPLPKPSIDTGMGLERVVAVKEGKFSNYDSSLFMPIINKVEALIGKPYDYAGGASYRVIADHIRTVTFLLSQGTNFSNEGRGYVLRRILRRAVRHGYLLGFSKPFMHEIVDTVVELMGHQYPYLAEKAPVVKEQIMLEEERFFKTIEDGIALFSEELKNTKDVFSGETAFKLYDTFGFPLDLTEDMLREKGLGLDTATFERLMTEQRARAKAAWKGSGDAHVEGDFKALLEQFGENAFVGYGAMKATSKVLALLSDGFGREESLHARHEGWVLLDETPFYAESGGQTGDTGLLEGVAEVLETKKFFGLNLSKIRATATINVGDSVTAVVDEARREIERHHSATHLLHAALYEELGEHISQAGSLVEADRLRFDFSHPKAMTAAEIAAVEERVNLVVQRGLSNATEEMDIEAAKQSGAKAQFGEKYGDRVRVVRFGDASIEFCGGTHVGSTSEIGMFVITKESGVSAGVRRIEAVCSKAAYDYFKQQRHLIGEAEAAVKNRDVLAGVERLKEQITALKVELQDAQNAAKESLAAETINGVSVFVEEIKSGDVKGRIDELKNMNESVAAMLFQVKGDKVMIAAGIKNASAKAGDWIKAIAPILGGGGGGRPDFAQAGGKDASKLPEALEASKAYITEALS, from the coding sequence ATGGATGTACGCGAAGCCTATCTGAAGTTTTTTGAATCCAAGGGGCACACACCGGTGGCGAGCGCGCCGCTCGTGCCCGACGATGCCACGCTGCTGTTCAACAATGCGGGGATGGTCCCGTTCAAAACGATCTTTACCGGCGAGGTGCCGGTACCCGAAAACCCCCGTGCCACGTCGTGCCAGACCTGTGTCCGCGCCGGCGGGAAGCACAACGACCTGGAAAACGTCGGCCACACGGCCCGCCACCACACTTTCTTCGAGATGCTGGGCAACTTCAGCTTCGGCGACTATTTCAAAGAGGAAGCGATCGCCTACGCGTGGGAGTTCGTCACCGAGGTGCTCGCACTGCCGGTGGAGAAACTCTGGGTCACGGTACACGAAAGCGACGACGAGGCCGAGGCGATCTGGAAGAAACACATTGCGGCCGACCGCATCATCCGCCTGGGGGACAAAGACAACTTCTGGCAGATGGGCGACACGGGCCCCTGCGGTCCCTGTTCCGAGATCTTTATCGACCAGGGTGCGGAGCACTTCAACGGCCCCGAGGACTACATGGGCGGCGACGGCGACCGTTTCTTGGAGATCTGGAACCTCGTCTTCATGCAGTATGAACGCAACGCGAAGGGCGAACTTAACCCGCTGCCCAAGCCCTCCATCGATACGGGCATGGGGCTCGAGCGCGTCGTCGCCGTTAAAGAAGGGAAGTTCAGCAACTACGACTCCTCCCTCTTCATGCCGATCATCAACAAGGTCGAAGCGCTCATCGGCAAGCCGTATGACTACGCCGGCGGTGCGAGCTACCGCGTCATCGCCGACCATATCCGTACCGTCACCTTCCTGCTCTCACAGGGGACAAACTTCTCCAATGAGGGGCGCGGCTACGTCCTGCGCCGCATCCTCCGCCGCGCGGTGCGCCACGGCTACCTGCTGGGCTTCAGCAAACCCTTTATGCACGAGATCGTCGATACGGTCGTAGAGCTGATGGGGCACCAGTACCCCTACCTGGCGGAGAAAGCACCCGTCGTCAAGGAGCAGATCATGCTCGAGGAGGAGCGCTTCTTCAAAACGATCGAGGACGGGATCGCCCTCTTCAGCGAAGAGCTCAAGAATACAAAGGATGTCTTCAGCGGCGAGACCGCCTTCAAACTCTACGACACCTTCGGCTTCCCGCTTGACCTCACCGAGGACATGCTGCGCGAAAAAGGGCTCGGCCTCGATACGGCGACCTTCGAACGCCTGATGACCGAACAGCGCGCACGCGCCAAAGCGGCCTGGAAAGGCAGCGGTGACGCCCACGTTGAAGGGGACTTCAAAGCACTCCTGGAACAGTTCGGCGAGAACGCTTTCGTCGGCTACGGGGCCATGAAGGCAACGTCGAAGGTCCTGGCGCTGCTGAGCGACGGTTTCGGCCGCGAGGAGAGTCTGCATGCGCGCCACGAAGGGTGGGTGCTGCTCGATGAGACGCCTTTCTATGCCGAAAGCGGCGGACAGACGGGCGATACCGGCCTGCTTGAAGGGGTCGCAGAGGTCCTGGAGACGAAGAAGTTCTTCGGCCTCAACCTCTCCAAGATCCGTGCCACGGCGACGATCAACGTCGGAGACAGCGTCACCGCGGTCGTCGACGAAGCGCGCCGGGAGATCGAACGCCACCACTCGGCGACGCACCTGCTGCACGCCGCCCTTTACGAAGAGCTGGGCGAACATATTTCCCAGGCGGGCTCCCTCGTCGAAGCCGACCGTCTGCGCTTCGACTTCTCCCACCCCAAGGCGATGACCGCCGCGGAGATCGCGGCCGTCGAAGAGCGCGTGAACCTCGTCGTACAGCGCGGCCTCTCGAATGCGACGGAGGAGATGGATATTGAAGCGGCTAAGCAGAGCGGCGCGAAAGCACAGTTCGGCGAGAAGTACGGCGACCGTGTCCGCGTTGTCCGTTTCGGCGACGCCTCCATCGAATTCTGCGGCGGGACCCATGTCGGCAGCACGAGCGAGATCGGGATGTTTGTCATTACCAAAGAGAGCGGTGTCAGTGCCGGCGTCCGCCGGATCGAGGCAGTCTGTTCCAAAGCGGCGTATGACTACTTCAAGCAGCAGCGCCACCTGATCGGCGAAGCGGAAGCCGCGGTCAAGAACCGCGACGTGCTTGCCGGTGTCGAACGCCTCAAAGAGCAGATCACTGCGCTCAAAGTGGAACTCCAAGACGCCCAGAACGCCGCAAAGGAGTCCCTGGCCGCCGAAACGATCAACGGTGTCAGCGTCTTCGTCGAAGAGATCAAGAGCGGCGACGTCAAAGGGCGTATCGACGAGCTCAAGAACATGAACGAGAGTGTCGCAGCTATGCTGTTCCAGGTCAAAGGTGACAAGGTGATGATCGCCGCCGGTATCAAGAACGCATCGGCGAAAGCCGGCGACTGGATCAAAGCCATTGCACCGATTCTCGGCGGCGGCGGGGGCGGACGTCCGGACTTCGCCCAGGCCGGCGGCAAAGATGCCTCCAAATTGCCCGAGGCGCTTGAAGCCTCCAAAGCTTACATTACGGAGGCGTTGTCATGA
- a CDS encoding FtsW/RodA/SpoVE family cell cycle protein: MPDRTLFVTASTLIAISVVMIYSLSEYTVVLFDYAPMHFALRQMAFGLFSILLMWAIAQLDPDVWLGRLGFLLFLGGLVLMMGMPFMPSSLVTEVGGAKRWIRFAGVSLAPVELFKIGFVYFLAWSFSRKIRHHSELGIRGEFRQFIPYAAFFILVMVLIAVMQKDLGQVMVLAMSLLFMLMLAGSSFRFFLVLMALAVGAFVVFIFTAQHRVARIISWWSLAQDSILSLMPEFIASHLRVQSHDEPYQISHSLNAIHNGGIIGTGLGSGTFKLGFLSEVHTDFILAGIAEEFGFIGVVVVTGLFAWMLKRIFTIANRIGNARYSLFCVGVGLLLAFAFLLNAFGISGITPIKGISVPFLSYGGSAMIASAVGVGMVLMISKKAQY; the protein is encoded by the coding sequence ATGCCCGATAGAACCCTGTTCGTCACCGCCTCGACGCTGATCGCGATCAGCGTCGTGATGATCTACTCCCTCTCGGAGTATACGGTCGTGCTTTTCGATTACGCCCCGATGCACTTCGCCCTGCGCCAGATGGCGTTCGGCCTCTTCTCCATCCTCCTCATGTGGGCCATCGCCCAGCTTGATCCCGACGTCTGGCTCGGCCGGCTCGGCTTCCTGCTTTTTCTGGGCGGGCTCGTTCTGATGATGGGGATGCCCTTTATGCCTTCGTCGCTGGTGACGGAAGTCGGCGGGGCGAAACGGTGGATCCGCTTTGCCGGGGTTTCGCTGGCCCCCGTGGAGCTCTTCAAGATCGGGTTCGTCTACTTTCTTGCCTGGAGTTTTTCGCGCAAGATCCGCCACCACAGTGAACTCGGCATCAGGGGGGAGTTCCGGCAGTTTATCCCCTATGCCGCCTTTTTCATCCTCGTCATGGTCCTGATCGCCGTGATGCAGAAGGACCTGGGCCAGGTGATGGTCCTGGCGATGTCGCTGCTCTTTATGCTGATGCTTGCCGGCAGCAGTTTCCGCTTTTTCCTGGTGCTGATGGCCCTGGCAGTGGGGGCCTTCGTCGTCTTTATCTTTACGGCCCAGCACCGGGTCGCGCGGATCATCTCCTGGTGGTCGCTGGCGCAGGACTCCATCCTCTCGCTGATGCCCGAATTCATCGCCTCGCACCTGCGGGTGCAATCCCACGACGAACCCTACCAGATCAGCCACTCGCTTAACGCGATCCACAACGGCGGGATCATCGGCACGGGGCTCGGCAGCGGGACGTTCAAACTGGGTTTCCTCAGCGAAGTACACACTGACTTCATTCTGGCGGGAATCGCCGAAGAGTTTGGATTTATCGGCGTGGTCGTCGTGACGGGGCTTTTCGCCTGGATGCTCAAGCGCATCTTTACCATTGCAAACCGCATCGGCAATGCCCGCTATTCGCTCTTTTGCGTCGGGGTGGGGCTGCTGCTGGCCTTTGCTTTCCTGCTCAACGCCTTCGGCATCAGCGGCATCACCCCCATCAAGGGGATCTCGGTACCTTTCCTCAGCTACGGGGGTTCGGCGATGATCGCGTCGGCCGTCGGGGTGGGGATGGTCCTGATGATCTCGAAAAAGGCACAGTATTGA
- the murG gene encoding undecaprenyldiphospho-muramoylpentapeptide beta-N-acetylglucosaminyltransferase, with the protein MKFVLTGGGTGGHLAIAKALLDAITAAGDEAIFIGSTTGQDRMWFGEESAFVQTHFLGTTGVVNRRGAAKLAALWRVARAGAEARRILKRYRPDAVISVGGFSAAPASFAALSLGIPFFIHEQNAVTGRLNRLLRRYARRFFSSYDPDSPVRSYPVNRVLFETARERDTVQTVIFLGGSQGAKAINDFALAVAPELARRGIAVIHQCGERDYERVRSAYAQSGIEAELYGFTKELPALLARSDLAVSRAGASTLWELAANGLPALYVPYPYAAGDHQYYNAAFLAERGLSWVVREEALLPETLAGILDDGIAAASRGLRTLEREDAAARIMDAVREAC; encoded by the coding sequence TTGAAATTCGTATTGACAGGCGGCGGGACCGGCGGGCACCTTGCCATCGCCAAGGCTCTGCTGGACGCCATCACCGCTGCGGGTGACGAGGCGATCTTTATCGGTTCGACCACGGGGCAGGACCGGATGTGGTTCGGGGAGGAGTCGGCATTCGTCCAGACCCACTTCCTCGGGACGACGGGGGTCGTCAACCGCCGCGGCGCGGCGAAACTGGCCGCACTGTGGCGGGTGGCACGGGCCGGGGCGGAAGCGCGGCGGATCCTGAAACGCTACCGGCCCGATGCCGTGATCAGCGTCGGGGGCTTCTCGGCGGCCCCGGCCTCGTTTGCGGCCCTCTCCCTGGGGATTCCCTTTTTTATCCACGAACAAAATGCCGTCACCGGAAGGCTCAACCGTCTTCTGCGCCGTTACGCGCGCCGCTTTTTCAGCTCCTACGACCCTGATAGCCCTGTCAGGAGTTATCCGGTTAACCGGGTGCTGTTCGAGACGGCGCGGGAGCGGGACACGGTGCAGACGGTGATCTTCCTGGGCGGCTCGCAGGGGGCGAAAGCGATCAACGATTTCGCCCTGGCCGTCGCCCCGGAACTCGCCCGGCGTGGGATCGCCGTTATCCACCAGTGCGGTGAACGCGATTATGAACGGGTGCGCTCCGCTTATGCGCAGAGCGGCATCGAGGCGGAGCTCTACGGGTTTACGAAGGAGCTTCCCGCCCTGCTGGCACGCAGCGACCTCGCCGTCAGCCGGGCCGGGGCGAGCACGCTCTGGGAGCTGGCGGCCAACGGGTTGCCGGCACTCTACGTTCCCTACCCCTACGCGGCGGGGGACCACCAGTATTACAATGCGGCTTTCCTGGCGGAGCGGGGGCTCTCCTGGGTCGTCCGCGAGGAGGCGCTCCTTCCCGAGACGCTGGCGGGGATACTCGACGATGGTATTGCCGCGGCCAGCCGCGGGTTGCGTACGCTGGAGCGCGAAGATGCGGCGGCACGGATCATGGACGCAGTCCGGGAGGCGTGCTGA
- the panC gene encoding pantoate--beta-alanine ligase, which yields MEIIKSPNALKDALKAAQGSVGFVPTMGALHIGHKTLIQAAREGNDIVVVSIFVNPTQFLPGEDLDAYPRRREADEKICALAGVDFLFYPDVSDMYGEDEVSLVAPDVRGYILEGTSRPGHFSGVLTVVNKLLNIVGPDRAYFGRKDAQQLMLIQTMVKNLFMDVEIVPCHTVRDSDGLALSSRNAYLSADERSEALKISRALTKASHLVGKGVLGCDRLYAEMLAVLEPLEVEHVAIVNRAFMPIDTVEVGNTIILVEAVVGTTRLLDNVWI from the coding sequence ATGGAGATTATCAAGAGCCCCAATGCCCTTAAAGACGCGCTTAAAGCGGCGCAGGGGAGTGTCGGTTTCGTTCCGACGATGGGGGCGCTTCACATCGGTCACAAGACGCTGATCCAGGCGGCCAGGGAGGGGAACGACATCGTCGTCGTCTCCATCTTCGTCAACCCGACGCAGTTCCTGCCCGGCGAGGACCTGGACGCCTACCCGCGCCGCAGGGAAGCGGACGAAAAGATCTGTGCCCTTGCCGGTGTCGATTTTCTCTTTTATCCCGATGTCTCTGATATGTACGGCGAGGACGAAGTGAGCCTTGTCGCCCCGGATGTCCGCGGCTACATCCTTGAGGGTACGTCGCGGCCGGGCCACTTCAGCGGCGTGCTGACGGTCGTGAACAAGCTGCTCAATATCGTCGGCCCCGACCGCGCCTATTTCGGCCGCAAAGATGCCCAGCAGCTGATGCTCATCCAGACGATGGTCAAGAACCTTTTTATGGACGTGGAGATCGTGCCGTGCCATACGGTGCGCGACAGCGACGGGCTGGCGCTCAGTTCGCGCAACGCCTACCTCTCCGCCGATGAGCGCAGCGAAGCGCTGAAGATCTCCCGCGCGCTGACGAAGGCGTCGCATCTGGTTGGCAAGGGGGTCCTGGGCTGCGACCGTCTCTACGCGGAGATGCTGGCCGTTCTGGAGCCGCTGGAAGTCGAACACGTCGCCATCGTCAACCGGGCGTTTATGCCTATAGACACGGTGGAAGTCGGCAATACGATCATTCTTGTCGAGGCGGTTGTCGGGACGACGCGGCTTTTGGATAACGTCTGGATTTGA
- the maf gene encoding septum formation inhibitor Maf, with amino-acid sequence MAAPLRLASASQSRALLLAQAGIDFIQTPVDYDEEKIVASSPKNFVYQATVGKYEEGMRTFGMEEHPLLVADSVVTSQGQILRKARCLDDARNILMTQSGNVTSIITCMIYHSPRLKLIDISATDYLFAPFDPEDLERYLDSGEWRGKAGGCMVEGFCKPYIRSVRGNESTAMGLNVEALKPFLEGL; translated from the coding sequence ATGGCCGCACCCCTCCGCCTCGCCTCCGCCTCGCAAAGCCGGGCCCTGCTGTTAGCGCAGGCCGGGATCGATTTTATCCAGACCCCGGTGGATTACGACGAGGAGAAGATCGTCGCCTCTTCGCCGAAAAACTTCGTCTACCAGGCGACGGTGGGCAAGTACGAGGAGGGGATGCGGACCTTCGGCATGGAGGAACACCCGCTCCTCGTCGCCGACTCCGTCGTCACCTCGCAGGGGCAGATCCTCCGCAAGGCGCGCTGCCTTGACGACGCGCGCAATATCCTGATGACGCAGAGCGGGAACGTCACCTCCATCATCACCTGCATGATCTACCACTCCCCCCGCCTGAAGCTTATTGACATCTCTGCGACAGACTACCTCTTCGCCCCTTTCGACCCCGAGGACCTGGAGCGCTACCTTGACTCCGGGGAGTGGCGGGGCAAAGCCGGGGGCTGCATGGTCGAAGGCTTCTGCAAACCCTATATCCGCAGCGTTCGCGGAAACGAAAGCACGGCGATGGGGCTCAACGTCGAGGCCCTAAAACCATTCCTGGAGGGCTTATGA
- a CDS encoding M48 family metallopeptidase has protein sequence MKRLAAALMLILMIAGCAKTPVTGRSQLILISNEQEVSLGLSESEKLKQSAKLSTDKALTERIRRIGQRIAAVSGRDDFQWEFNVIESDTLNAFCLPGGKVYFYTGLIKLTANDDQIATVMGHEIAHALARHGAERMSMQMVSNTGGQLLGAAIGVPAEYQGLYSQAYGLSTQLGVLLPYSRKHESEADQIGIYLMWKAGFDPNQAVAFWQKMKEASGGKKAPEFLSTHPSDQSRIDAIRAFVKSLPEQR, from the coding sequence ATGAAACGACTTGCTGCCGCATTGATGCTGATACTGATGATCGCCGGCTGTGCCAAAACCCCCGTGACGGGGCGTTCCCAGCTGATCCTGATCTCCAACGAACAGGAGGTCTCGCTGGGGCTCAGCGAGTCCGAAAAGCTCAAACAGAGTGCCAAGCTCTCAACGGACAAAGCCCTGACGGAACGTATCCGCCGTATCGGGCAACGGATCGCCGCGGTAAGCGGCAGGGACGATTTCCAGTGGGAGTTCAACGTCATCGAATCCGACACCCTCAACGCCTTCTGTCTCCCCGGCGGGAAGGTCTACTTCTACACGGGCCTCATCAAACTGACGGCGAACGACGACCAGATCGCAACGGTAATGGGGCATGAGATCGCCCATGCCCTCGCGCGCCACGGCGCGGAGCGGATGTCGATGCAGATGGTCAGCAATACAGGCGGCCAGCTGCTCGGCGCGGCCATCGGGGTGCCCGCGGAGTACCAGGGGCTTTACAGCCAGGCCTACGGGCTCTCTACGCAGCTGGGGGTGCTGCTGCCCTATAGTCGGAAACATGAATCCGAGGCGGACCAGATCGGCATCTACCTGATGTGGAAAGCGGGCTTCGATCCGAACCAGGCGGTGGCGTTCTGGCAGAAGATGAAAGAGGCCTCCGGAGGCAAGAAAGCGCCGGAGTTTCTCTCGACCCACCCGTCGGACCAATCGCGTATCGATGCGATCAGGGCTTTTGTGAAGAGCCTCCCGGAACAGCGATGA